The genomic region AACTTGTGAAATTTTAATTAGAGCAAGCTTCACTAATCAAATATAGTTTATCCCATGTTTTACCTTTTCCATTTCACtagtataatatataaaatatttttatttacaatttcggttttttctataatagTTGTTCAGAATGTGGAAACCATCTATCCGATCCGAGTGAACTTGTTTCTACTTCATTTAGAGGTAGAACAGGACCCGCATGGCTTTTTTCGAaagttataaatatatgtgaaGGGCAATATGAAGATAGAATGATGACAACTGGCCAGCATACAATAGTTGATATTTATTGTAGTAATTGCCGAAATAATGTAGGATGGAAATATGAAGATTCGTCTGAAGAATCtcagaaatataaaaaaggaaaatatattttagaaaaagcTTTACTCTCTTTTTTAGTTATTGATAAATGTGGAAAAGAACACAAATTCGAACTTAAATCATCTGATTGTGATTTTTGATACCGATACTTAGGAGGAGTTACTTCCTAGGACATATATAagatatattcaaaaaaaaaaaaaaaaa from Plasmodium berghei ANKA genome assembly, chromosome: 8 harbors:
- a CDS encoding zinc binding protein (Yippee), putative; this encodes MGRSFKVFLSNYAYSCSECGNHLSDPSELVSTSFRGRTGPAWLFSKVINICEGQYEDRMMTTGQHTIVDIYCSNCRNNVGWKYEDSSEESQKYKKGKYILEKALLSFLVIDKCGKEHKFELKSSDCDF